A region of Deinococcus rubellus DNA encodes the following proteins:
- the cpdB gene encoding 2',3'-cyclic-nucleotide 2'-phosphodiesterase, with product MKPLLFLTLALGSFVSAQNVGPAPAVELRILETTDLHTSALGYDYYQDKPTGEFGFEYTATLIENAKKEKRNTLLYDNGDLIQGNPLGDYVARVNPLKPGEMHPMHAAMKLLGYDAGNLGNHEFNYGLPFLQQVMAAAPMPMVNANVYIDDGDNNPDNDKNAFTPYLIQRKIVYDAQGRPQILNVGVIGFLPPQIMQWDKTNLDGKVTTRDIVETARKFVPMMKAQGADIIIAIAHSGISADYVPGQENAATELTKVGGIDVVLSGHSHQEFPGPVYKDLPGADITKGTINGKPVVMAGFWGNDLGIIDLKLQKVGQVWKVQDSSSALRAIWDKTAKASLVKPDPRIARAVKVANDGTLAYVRGKVADLATPINSYWALVQDDPSVQLVASAQIAYVKAALAVGKYADLPVLSAAAPFKAGGRAGASYYTDIPAGTLAIKNVADLYVYPNTVQAVLVTGAQVQEWLERSAAQFKQIDPRNTAPQDLIETSFPTYNFDIIDGVTYQIDVSQPNRYDVGGKLADPGAHRIKDLMFGGKPIDPAAQFVVATNNYRASGGGNFPGLDGKNIILQAPDETREALVAYFKDQKTVNPAADNNWKLTPLPGVSLLYATGPNAQNFLPANATLQKMQDDGFAQYVIKF from the coding sequence ATGAAACCTTTGCTCTTCCTAACCCTGGCCCTCGGCAGCTTTGTCAGCGCCCAGAACGTCGGTCCCGCGCCTGCTGTCGAGCTGCGGATTCTGGAAACCACTGACCTGCACACCTCTGCGCTCGGCTACGACTACTACCAGGACAAGCCCACCGGCGAGTTCGGCTTCGAGTACACCGCCACGCTGATTGAGAACGCCAAGAAAGAGAAGCGAAACACGCTGCTCTACGACAACGGCGATCTGATTCAGGGCAACCCGTTGGGCGATTATGTGGCCCGCGTCAATCCCCTCAAGCCCGGCGAAATGCACCCGATGCACGCGGCCATGAAGTTGCTCGGCTATGATGCGGGTAATCTCGGCAATCATGAATTCAATTACGGCCTGCCCTTCCTCCAGCAGGTGATGGCGGCGGCTCCCATGCCGATGGTCAACGCCAACGTCTACATCGATGACGGCGACAATAACCCCGATAACGACAAGAACGCCTTCACGCCCTACCTGATTCAGCGCAAGATCGTCTATGACGCCCAGGGCCGCCCCCAAATATTGAACGTGGGCGTGATCGGTTTCCTGCCGCCGCAGATCATGCAGTGGGACAAGACCAACCTCGACGGCAAGGTCACGACCCGCGACATCGTGGAAACGGCCAGAAAATTCGTGCCGATGATGAAAGCCCAGGGTGCCGACATCATCATCGCGATTGCCCACAGCGGCATCAGCGCCGACTACGTGCCGGGCCAGGAAAATGCGGCCACCGAACTCACCAAGGTCGGCGGCATCGACGTGGTGCTTAGCGGCCACAGCCACCAGGAATTTCCAGGGCCGGTGTACAAGGATCTTCCCGGCGCGGACATCACCAAGGGCACCATCAACGGCAAGCCGGTGGTGATGGCCGGATTCTGGGGCAACGATCTGGGCATCATCGATCTCAAGCTGCAAAAAGTTGGGCAAGTCTGGAAGGTGCAGGACTCCTCGTCGGCGCTGCGTGCGATCTGGGACAAAACGGCCAAGGCCAGCTTGGTCAAACCCGATCCCCGCATCGCCCGCGCCGTCAAGGTGGCCAACGACGGCACGCTGGCCTACGTGCGCGGCAAGGTGGCCGATCTGGCGACGCCGATCAATTCCTACTGGGCGCTGGTGCAGGACGATCCGAGTGTGCAGCTTGTCGCCAGCGCCCAGATCGCTTACGTCAAGGCGGCGCTGGCCGTTGGCAAATACGCTGACCTGCCGGTGCTCTCGGCGGCGGCTCCCTTCAAAGCGGGCGGACGCGCCGGGGCGAGCTACTACACCGACATTCCGGCGGGCACGCTGGCGATCAAGAACGTGGCCGATTTGTACGTGTATCCCAACACCGTGCAGGCCGTGCTGGTCACGGGAGCGCAGGTGCAGGAGTGGCTGGAGCGCTCGGCGGCCCAGTTCAAGCAGATCGACCCCAGGAACACCGCCCCGCAGGACCTGATCGAGACCAGCTTTCCCACCTACAACTTCGACATCATCGACGGCGTGACCTACCAGATCGACGTGAGCCAGCCCAACCGCTACGACGTGGGCGGCAAGCTGGCCGACCCCGGCGCGCACCGCATCAAGGACCTGATGTTCGGCGGCAAGCCGATTGACCCCGCCGCGCAGTTCGTAGTCGCCACCAACAACTACCGCGCTTCCGGCGGCGGCAACTTCCCCGGCCTCGACGGCAAGAACATCATCTTGCAGGCTCCTGACGAGACCCGTGAAGCCCTGGTCGCCTACTTCAAAGACCAGAAAACCGTCAACCCGGCGGCCGATAACAACTGGAAGCTGACGCCGCTGCCGGGTGTGAGCCTGCTTTACGCCACTGGCCCGAATGCCCAGAATTTCCTGCCCGCCAACGCCACCTTGCAGAAAATGCAGGACGACGGCTTCGCCCAGTACGTGATCAAGTTCTGA
- a CDS encoding thiolase family protein: MSDPTPNPREAVIVSAVRTAVGRGVKGTLANTRPDDLAALVMKEALARVGVDAAIVEDVIFGCAIPEAEQGLNIARLAALQAGFPDSVGGVTVNRFCSSGLQTVAMAAAAIQAGHFDVILAGGVESMSMVPMSGHNPSPNLSLVDKRPEAYINMGLTAENVAAQYGVSKADQDAFAVRSHQRAAAAQDAGRFKDEIVPVPVRVDKVKGTKITSETVMYKDDELIRRDTTLEGLAKLRPAFKMGGSVTAGNASPFSDGASALLLMSREKADELGLKPLARFIGFTVAGVGPEVMGIGPVEAVPKVLKQNNLTLADMDLIELNEAFAAQSLAVIRTLGMNEEITNVNGGAIALGHPLGCSGAKLITTAIHELRRRGGGKALITMCIGGGMGAAGIIEVYPAHEQAAD; encoded by the coding sequence ATGTCTGATCCCACCCCCAACCCCCGTGAAGCTGTCATCGTCTCCGCCGTTCGTACCGCCGTGGGGCGCGGCGTCAAAGGTACGCTCGCCAACACCCGCCCCGACGATCTGGCCGCGCTGGTCATGAAAGAAGCCCTGGCCCGCGTCGGCGTCGATGCGGCCATCGTCGAGGACGTCATCTTCGGCTGCGCCATTCCCGAGGCCGAGCAGGGCCTCAACATCGCCCGCCTGGCCGCGCTGCAAGCCGGATTCCCTGACTCGGTGGGCGGCGTGACCGTCAACCGCTTTTGCTCGTCGGGCCTGCAAACCGTGGCGATGGCGGCGGCGGCGATTCAGGCCGGCCACTTCGACGTGATTCTGGCGGGCGGCGTGGAGAGCATGAGCATGGTGCCGATGAGCGGCCACAACCCCAGCCCCAACCTGAGCCTCGTCGACAAGCGCCCGGAAGCCTACATCAACATGGGCCTGACCGCCGAGAACGTCGCCGCCCAGTACGGCGTGAGCAAGGCCGACCAGGACGCCTTCGCGGTGCGGAGCCACCAGCGGGCCGCCGCCGCCCAGGACGCGGGCAGATTCAAAGACGAGATCGTGCCAGTTCCGGTGCGGGTGGACAAGGTCAAAGGTACCAAGATCACTTCCGAAACCGTGATGTACAAAGACGACGAACTGATTCGCCGTGACACCACGCTGGAAGGCCTCGCCAAGCTGAGACCCGCCTTCAAGATGGGCGGCTCGGTGACGGCGGGCAACGCCTCGCCCTTCTCGGACGGAGCCTCGGCACTGCTGCTGATGAGCCGCGAGAAGGCCGACGAGCTGGGCCTGAAGCCGCTCGCCAGGTTCATCGGCTTCACGGTGGCGGGTGTGGGGCCGGAGGTCATGGGCATCGGGCCGGTGGAGGCCGTGCCAAAGGTGCTCAAGCAAAACAACCTGACGCTGGCCGACATGGACTTGATCGAACTTAACGAGGCGTTCGCCGCGCAGAGTCTGGCCGTCATTCGCACGCTGGGTATGAACGAGGAGATCACCAACGTCAACGGCGGGGCCATCGCGCTGGGCCACCCGCTGGGCTGCTCGGGGGCCAAGCTGATCACCACCGCCATTCACGAGTTGCGGCGGCGCGGCGGCGGCAAAGCGCTGATCACCATGTGCATCGGCGGCGGCATGGGCGCAGCGGGCATCATTGAGGTCTACCCGGCGCACGAGCAGGCGGCGGACTGA
- a CDS encoding alpha/beta hydrolase: MTPTRKSSFPLFARVLLGVGLGAAATLGTGWYFADELVKAKPVRRPIPKTRVLAVTREGNETLIRLSRNAITARAGALTLDWDNDDGGSLVGPVIGGGATWVVRPLVRGGQYLHPGLTVRPSSMGLGNPGSRGLAYDNLTLDGEHGPLPAWFVPGKAGVASANPAEDWVIIMHGYQGLRQDALRYLPAYHDFGLSSLVVTYRNAHGAGRTPQGVYRLSADEWEDLEVAVRYARERGAKRIVLMGLSMGGSITLAFMRRSPLAQHITAVVLDSPALEWRELVRHHALRYRLPVFLAPIVVRLTTLKSGQDFDAVDHYQHAHVYERHMLIFHGSADNTVPVAQLDRLFEDRPDLIEYVRVEGGEHLRNWNMDPERYERHLRQYLWRMLGPPEQQQPDVSLPSLKENPNV, from the coding sequence ATGACCCCCACTCGCAAATCCTCCTTCCCTCTTTTCGCCCGCGTGCTGCTGGGCGTGGGCCTCGGCGCGGCGGCGACCCTCGGCACCGGCTGGTACTTCGCCGACGAGTTGGTCAAGGCCAAGCCGGTCAGGCGGCCCATTCCCAAAACCCGCGTGCTGGCCGTGACGCGTGAGGGCAATGAAACGCTGATTCGGCTCAGCCGCAACGCCATCACCGCCCGCGCCGGCGCGCTGACGCTCGACTGGGACAACGACGACGGCGGCTCACTGGTGGGGCCGGTCATCGGGGGCGGGGCCACCTGGGTCGTGCGGCCACTGGTGCGCGGCGGGCAGTACCTGCACCCCGGCCTGACGGTGCGGCCCAGCTCGATGGGGCTGGGCAACCCCGGCTCACGCGGCCTGGCCTACGACAACCTCACCCTGGACGGCGAACACGGCCCGCTGCCTGCCTGGTTCGTGCCGGGCAAGGCAGGCGTGGCGAGTGCCAACCCCGCCGAGGACTGGGTCATCATCATGCACGGCTACCAGGGCCTGCGCCAGGACGCGCTGAGGTACTTGCCGGCCTACCATGATTTCGGGCTGAGCAGCTTGGTCGTGACTTACCGCAACGCGCACGGCGCGGGCCGCACGCCTCAGGGCGTCTACCGCCTGAGCGCCGACGAATGGGAAGACCTGGAAGTGGCCGTGAGGTACGCCCGCGAGCGCGGAGCCAAACGGATCGTGCTGATGGGCCTGAGCATGGGCGGCAGCATCACGCTGGCGTTCATGCGGCGCAGCCCACTCGCCCAGCACATCACTGCGGTGGTGCTCGACTCGCCGGCGCTGGAGTGGCGCGAGCTGGTGCGCCACCACGCCCTGCGTTACCGGCTGCCGGTGTTTCTGGCTCCCATCGTGGTGCGCCTGACCACCCTCAAGAGCGGGCAGGACTTCGACGCGGTCGACCACTACCAGCACGCGCACGTGTACGAGCGCCACATGCTGATCTTTCACGGCAGCGCCGACAACACCGTGCCGGTGGCGCAGCTTGACCGCTTGTTCGAGGACCGGCCCGATCTGATCGAGTACGTGCGCGTCGAGGGCGGCGAGCACCTGCGCAACTGGAATATGGACCCGGAGCGCTACGAGCGCCACCTGCGCCAGTACCTCTGGCGAATGCTGGGGCCACCCGAACAGCAGCAGCCCGACGTTTCCCTGCCTTCTCTCAAGGAGAATCCCAATGTCTGA
- a CDS encoding 3-hydroxyacyl-CoA dehydrogenase/enoyl-CoA hydratase family protein, whose product MGAAIAAQLANAGIPVVLLDIVLPDKPDRNFLAKAGIERALKASPAAFMAPENARLITVGNLEDDLSKIKDADWIIEAIIEKLDAKRALWEKVEQVVKKTAIISSNSSGIPMHLQVEGRSDDFKSRFVGAHFFNPPRYLHLLEVIPTDKTSLAVLKAFSTFADHTLGKGVVVANDVPGFVGNRIGVYGMVRAMKRMEETGLSPAVVDLLTGPAIGRPKSATFRTADLSGLDIIYHVANDIGAVTGPDEDFTLTDTFKTLVEDKKWLGDKTGSGFYKKTRDERGKTKILTLNLDTLDYEDQPPAKVAVLDALKGKSLNDRVKGLYEAEGKEGDFMRGVMNDGFWYAAKMAGTVSGKLQDIDNALKWGFGWEQGPFETMDALGVQTVIGNLEKEGRTLPPLLQKVKDEGQGRFYNGDQIVDAEGQLQPYAAPYLILSDLKKDASNIVKKSGGASLVDLGDGVLLLEFHSKMNALGEDAIRMVGTAHKTVQEMGYAGLVVGNQGEHFSAGANLPLILSQAQDEEWDELDAAIKLFQQATTSLRFSPHPVVVAPFSLTLGGGTEMALHADAVTASAETYMGLVEVGVGLIPGGGGTKEMLLRFTDQTLPGQPLLPAVQRAFELIGTAKVSTSAADARKLGFLRKSDETVMNRDNLLSEAKRKVLELAPDYVQPAMRMDIPVMGEAAIGAIKSALYGLVEGGYASKYDREVSLQLANILAGGATNNRQARVTEQQLLDLEREAFLTLAGKKGTQDRITHMLKTGKPLRN is encoded by the coding sequence ATGGGCGCAGCCATTGCCGCCCAGCTCGCCAACGCGGGCATTCCGGTGGTGCTGCTCGATATTGTCTTGCCCGACAAACCTGACCGGAACTTCCTCGCCAAAGCGGGCATCGAACGTGCCCTGAAAGCCAGCCCCGCCGCCTTCATGGCCCCGGAAAACGCCAGGCTGATCACGGTCGGCAACCTGGAAGACGACCTGAGCAAAATCAAGGACGCCGACTGGATCATCGAGGCGATCATCGAGAAGCTGGACGCCAAGCGTGCCCTCTGGGAGAAAGTGGAGCAGGTCGTCAAGAAGACGGCCATCATTTCCAGCAATTCCAGCGGTATCCCGATGCATTTGCAAGTGGAGGGCCGCAGCGACGACTTCAAGAGCCGTTTCGTGGGCGCGCACTTCTTCAACCCGCCGCGCTACCTGCACCTGCTGGAAGTCATTCCCACCGACAAGACCAGCCTCGCCGTGCTGAAGGCGTTCAGCACCTTCGCCGATCACACGCTGGGCAAAGGGGTCGTCGTCGCCAACGACGTGCCGGGCTTCGTGGGCAACCGCATCGGCGTGTACGGCATGGTGCGGGCCATGAAGCGGATGGAGGAGACCGGCCTGAGTCCCGCCGTCGTGGACCTGCTGACTGGCCCGGCGATTGGCCGCCCCAAGAGTGCGACCTTCCGCACCGCTGATTTGTCGGGCCTGGACATCATCTACCACGTCGCCAACGACATCGGCGCGGTGACGGGGCCAGATGAGGACTTCACCCTGACGGACACCTTCAAGACGCTGGTGGAAGACAAGAAGTGGCTGGGCGACAAAACCGGCAGCGGCTTTTACAAGAAAACCAGGGACGAGCGCGGCAAGACCAAGATTCTGACGCTGAACCTGGATACCCTGGACTACGAGGACCAGCCACCCGCCAAAGTGGCGGTGCTGGATGCGCTGAAAGGCAAGTCGCTGAATGATCGCGTCAAGGGCCTGTACGAGGCCGAGGGTAAAGAGGGCGACTTCATGCGCGGCGTGATGAACGACGGCTTCTGGTACGCCGCCAAGATGGCCGGAACGGTGTCGGGCAAATTGCAGGACATCGACAACGCGCTCAAGTGGGGCTTCGGCTGGGAGCAGGGGCCGTTCGAAACGATGGACGCGCTGGGCGTGCAGACGGTGATCGGCAATCTGGAGAAGGAAGGCCGCACGCTGCCGCCGCTGCTCCAGAAGGTGAAAGACGAGGGCCAGGGCAGGTTCTATAACGGCGACCAGATCGTGGACGCTGAGGGCCAGCTGCAGCCCTACGCTGCGCCGTACCTGATTCTGAGTGACCTCAAGAAAGACGCCAGCAACATCGTGAAGAAGTCCGGCGGCGCGAGTCTGGTCGATCTGGGCGACGGCGTGCTGCTGTTGGAATTTCACAGCAAGATGAACGCGCTGGGCGAGGACGCCATCCGGATGGTCGGCACCGCCCACAAAACGGTGCAGGAGATGGGATACGCAGGCCTAGTGGTTGGTAACCAGGGCGAGCACTTCAGCGCGGGCGCGAACCTGCCGCTGATTCTCTCGCAGGCGCAAGACGAGGAGTGGGACGAGTTGGACGCGGCCATCAAGCTGTTTCAGCAAGCGACCACCAGTCTGAGATTCAGCCCGCACCCGGTGGTGGTGGCTCCGTTTAGCCTCACCCTCGGCGGCGGCACCGAGATGGCCCTGCACGCCGACGCCGTAACCGCCAGCGCCGAAACGTACATGGGTCTGGTCGAAGTCGGGGTGGGCCTGATTCCCGGCGGCGGCGGCACCAAGGAAATGCTGCTGCGCTTCACCGACCAAACCCTGCCGGGCCAGCCGCTCCTCCCCGCCGTGCAGCGCGCTTTTGAGCTGATCGGCACCGCCAAGGTCAGCACCAGCGCCGCCGACGCCCGCAAGCTCGGCTTCCTGCGGAAGAGCGACGAGACGGTGATGAACCGCGACAACCTGCTGAGTGAGGCCAAGCGCAAGGTGCTCGAACTCGCCCCCGATTATGTGCAGCCCGCCATGCGAATGGACATCCCGGTGATGGGCGAGGCGGCCATCGGCGCGATCAAGAGTGCGCTCTACGGTCTGGTGGAAGGCGGCTACGCCAGCAAGTACGACCGCGAGGTGTCGCTGCAACTCGCCAACATCCTGGCCGGCGGCGCGACCAACAACCGTCAGGCCCGCGTGACCGAGCAGCAACTCCTTGACTTGGAGCGCGAGGCCTTCCTGACGCTGGCCGGCAAGAAGGGCACCCAGGACCGGATCACGCACATGCTCAAGACCGGCAAGCCGCTGCGCAACTGA
- a CDS encoding ATP-grasp domain-containing protein yields MPSPLPTVWFTKNINPTLHRVRQVAQSGRYRVLASHTSTDASYLGAAHQGFTEPTPIEERAYLNYLLEKVQENGVQAIVGGRFAALLARHRAELEALGCHLIVPSADPDSYGLCEDKARFYQVFSGRIPMPETRAVRDWAALEDAARELEARHGSACFKPARGIFGIGFRILSQGGDLKHFLGGNNLRMSYAAAELLFRNQALPNMLVMETLPGHEYSIDALARGGELLTGVIRRKVGGLGNVQVAVDLPQLREWTALLARELQMDGLFNAQFKEDTAGVPRLLEVNARASGGLPISAALSGLPLGLLEVDSHFGAALGDLSFAPGRRVTDTQEVVELPVGLN; encoded by the coding sequence ATGCCGTCTCCCCTGCCCACCGTCTGGTTCACCAAGAACATCAACCCCACCCTCCACCGCGTCCGGCAGGTGGCGCAGTCGGGGCGCTACCGGGTGCTGGCCAGCCACACCTCCACCGACGCCAGCTACCTCGGCGCGGCGCACCAGGGCTTCACCGAGCCGACGCCCATCGAGGAGAGGGCTTACCTGAACTACCTGCTGGAGAAGGTGCAGGAAAACGGCGTGCAGGCCATCGTCGGCGGGCGCTTTGCGGCGCTACTGGCCCGCCACCGCGCCGAGCTGGAAGCCCTGGGTTGCCACCTGATCGTGCCCAGTGCCGACCCGGACAGTTACGGGCTGTGCGAGGACAAGGCCCGCTTCTACCAGGTGTTTTCCGGACGCATCCCGATGCCCGAGACGCGGGCAGTGCGCGACTGGGCCGCGCTGGAAGATGCCGCGCGCGAGCTGGAAGCCCGGCACGGCTCGGCCTGCTTCAAGCCTGCACGCGGCATCTTCGGCATCGGCTTCCGGATTCTGAGTCAGGGCGGCGACCTCAAGCACTTCCTGGGCGGCAATAACCTGAGAATGAGTTACGCCGCCGCCGAACTCCTCTTCAGGAATCAGGCGCTGCCGAACATGCTGGTCATGGAGACGCTGCCCGGCCACGAGTACAGCATCGACGCCCTGGCGCGCGGCGGCGAGTTGCTGACCGGCGTGATCCGGCGCAAGGTGGGCGGGCTGGGCAATGTGCAGGTGGCCGTGGACCTGCCGCAACTGCGCGAGTGGACGGCCCTGCTCGCCCGCGAACTCCAGATGGACGGCCTTTTCAACGCCCAGTTCAAGGAGGATACGGCGGGAGTGCCCCGCTTGCTGGAAGTCAACGCCCGTGCCAGCGGCGGTTTGCCGATCAGCGCGGCTCTCAGCGGGCTGCCGCTGGGCCTGCTGGAAGTCGATTCGCATTTCGGCGCGGCACTGGGCGACCTGAGTTTTGCGCCGGGCCGCCGCGTCACCGATACCCAGGAAGTCGTTGAGCTGCCAGTTGGGTTAAACTGA